The sequence GACCCCACTCCGACCCGGCAGCCCCCATCGCCCGTTGGCGCGCGAAGTCGCCCACCAGTCAAGGCGGTTGGGCGCCGGCCTACCCGGCACCACACCCGCGTCGGCCTGTACGAGGACGAGCGGGGCGGTGTTCTCCTACTCCGCCGGGGCCTGTTTCGGTGCCACACGGACGTGTGCGCGTTCGCCCTGTCTCCCGATGAGACTCAGGAACTCGACGGGGCCGGCGTCGGTGGCCCCGAACCAGTGCGGGGTGCGCGTGTCGAACTCCGCCGCCTCCCCGGACCTGAGGATGAGGTCGTGCTCCCCGAGGACGAGGCGGAGCGTTCCGTTGAGGACATAGACCCAGTCGTAGCCCTCGTGGGTGCGCAGGTCGGGTTCGGCGTCGTCGTGCCCGGTCGGGAGGACGAACTTGTAGGCCTGGATCCCGCCGGGCCTGCGGGTCAGCGGCAGGACGACCGCGCCGCCGGCGCCGGAGATGGGACGCAGATTGATACGCGGGTCGCCCGTGGGCGGCGCATCGACGAGCTCGTCGATCGTGACCCCATGGGCGCGAGCGAGCGGAAGCAGCTGCTCCAGCGTGGGGCGCCGCAGGCCCGCCTCCAGCCGGGACAGAGTGCTGGTGGAGATGCCGGTCTCCGCGGCGAGGTCGGCGAGGGTGACACCCCTGTTCAGCCGAAGACGCTTCAACCTCGGTCCGACGGCGTCCAGAGTGCGGTCGATCGCTTCATCCATCCCGCCATTTTGCCATTCGGCAACAAGGTTTGCCCATCCGCACTGTCCTCGGCACGGTGGCACAGGAACACAGGAACACAGGAACACAGGAACACAGGAGCGCACCCGCAGCGGGGTGACGCGGACGTGGTGGGCGAAGTGTGGAGGGTGACGTGGTGACGCACGGATTCGACAAGGAATTCTGGGAACGGCACTGGCGACAGGGGCCGGCCGGCGGTCCCGCGTCCATGGGCGGCAACCCGCCGAACCCGTACCTCGTCGGTGAGGCCGGTGGCCTGACGCCGGGCAGGGCCCTGGACGCGGGATGCGGCAGTGGCGCCGAGGCGATCTGGCTCGCCTCCCGCGGCTGGCACGTCACCGCGGCCGACATCTCGTCCGAGGCCCTGGCACGGGCGGCCGAGCGCGCGGCGTCGAGCGGTGCCTCCGAGAGTCTGCGGTGGGTCGAGGCGGATCTGGGCGTCTGGAGCCCGGACACGCGGTTCGACCTGGTCACGACCCACTACGCCCACCCGGCCATGCCTCAGCTGGACTTCTACGACCGTATCGCCGGATGGGTGGCCCCCGGCGGCACACTCCTCATCGTGGGCCATCTGCACACCTCGGGCTCCACCGGCCACGGACACCACCAGCCTGCCGAGGCGTCGACCACCTCCGCGGCCGTCACCGCACGCCTGGACAGCGCGGAGTGGGAGATCGTCACCGCCGAAGAGCGCGTCCGCACGCTCACCGGCCACGGGGGCCGAACGACCCCCCTCGACGACGTCGTCGTACGCGCCACCCGCCGCCCTTGATCACACCCGTCCCGAGCCGATGAGCCGCTGAGCCGCCGAGCCCCATTGCTTCGGCGTCGATGACCCCTGCCCTCTCTAGCCGAACCCCCCGGGTGTTCTCGAAAGGAACCCAGTGAGCACGAACCTGTCCTCGGGCGCGCAGACTCCCGACCCGACCATCCATGACCCACGACAACGGCGGACCGTCCTGGTCGCGGTCTGTATCGCGCTCATGGCCGTCATCGCCTCGGTGTCCGGGCTGAACGTCGCGCAGCCGGAGCTGAGCGTCGCGTTCGACGCCTCGCAGACCGAGGTCCTGTGGTTCATCAACCTCTACACCATCACTCTGGCCGCGCTGCTGCTGCCGCTCGGCGCGCTGGGCGACCGGTGGGGACGCAGGCCGATGCTGATCGCCGGCCTGGTCGTCTTCGGTGCGGCGAGTGCCGTGGCAGGCCTTGCCACGTCGTCCGAGATCATGCTCGCCGCGCGCTTTCTGAGCGGCGTCGGGGCAGCGATGATCATGCCGGTCACCCTGTCGGTCATCACCTCGACCTTCCCGGACGAGGAGCGCTCCAAGGCGATCGGCGTGTGGACCGGCGTCGCCGGCGGTGGCGGCATTCTGGGGATGTACCTGTCGGCCGTTCTGGTCGACCTGGCGAGCTGGCGGTGGCTCTTCGTTCTGCCGGTCGTGCTCGTCGTCGTGGCCATCGGCATGGCCCTTCGGTCCGTCCCCAACTCGCGTGAGGCGTCGAAGCACCCGTTCGACGCCGTCGGTTCGCTGTCGTCCGTGGTCGCGGTGGTCGGCCTCGTCCTCTTCCTCCACGAGGGCCCTCAACGAGGCTGGACCGCGCCGGAGACAGTACTGAGCCTCCTCGTCGGCATCGTCACCGCCGTCGGGTTCGTGGCGTGGGAGCTGCGCCGACAGGCTCCGCTTCTCGACGTCCGCCTGTTCCGACAGCGAGGGCTCGCGAGTGGTTCGGTGTCGCTCCTGACGGTCTTCGGTGTGCAGGCGGGGATCTTCGTGGTCCTCTTCCCGTTCTTCCAGGCGGTGCTCGGCTGGTCCGGCCTCCGCTCCACCCTGGCGCTCATGCCGATGGCGCTGCTGATGAT is a genomic window of Streptomyces sp. NBC_00414 containing:
- a CDS encoding helix-turn-helix domain-containing protein gives rise to the protein MDEAIDRTLDAVGPRLKRLRLNRGVTLADLAAETGISTSTLSRLEAGLRRPTLEQLLPLARAHGVTIDELVDAPPTGDPRINLRPISGAGGAVVLPLTRRPGGIQAYKFVLPTGHDDAEPDLRTHEGYDWVYVLNGTLRLVLGEHDLILRSGEAAEFDTRTPHWFGATDAGPVEFLSLIGRQGERAHVRVAPKQAPAE
- a CDS encoding class I SAM-dependent methyltransferase, which encodes MVTHGFDKEFWERHWRQGPAGGPASMGGNPPNPYLVGEAGGLTPGRALDAGCGSGAEAIWLASRGWHVTAADISSEALARAAERAASSGASESLRWVEADLGVWSPDTRFDLVTTHYAHPAMPQLDFYDRIAGWVAPGGTLLIVGHLHTSGSTGHGHHQPAEASTTSAAVTARLDSAEWEIVTAEERVRTLTGHGGRTTPLDDVVVRATRRP
- a CDS encoding MFS transporter; translation: MSTNLSSGAQTPDPTIHDPRQRRTVLVAVCIALMAVIASVSGLNVAQPELSVAFDASQTEVLWFINLYTITLAALLLPLGALGDRWGRRPMLIAGLVVFGAASAVAGLATSSEIMLAARFLSGVGAAMIMPVTLSVITSTFPDEERSKAIGVWTGVAGGGGILGMYLSAVLVDLASWRWLFVLPVVLVVVAIGMALRSVPNSREASKHPFDAVGSLSSVVAVVGLVLFLHEGPQRGWTAPETVLSLLVGIVTAVGFVAWELRRQAPLLDVRLFRQRGLASGSVSLLTVFGVQAGIFVVLFPFFQAVLGWSGLRSTLALMPMALLMMVASGLAPRAAARIGSRSTMAAGIFLGGAGLVLMAILVSVDGGYLSILPGMLAMGLGMGLTMTPSTEAITTALPRERQGVASALNDVTREFGTALGVTLLGAVLTAGYRSAIDSRLDGVPDDAADTAREGVANALAAADGAGAQARALTRAAQESFVDGWQQAMWAGAVVMAVLFVYVLARGPQQRPQGSGGSSGDSDDAAVDLR